In one window of Streptomyces griseus subsp. griseus DNA:
- the lnt gene encoding apolipoprotein N-acyltransferase encodes MRMRGGGVPASDGQPQAEGSPSDAGNPVRWSLPASGWVRGAAALLAGALPALAFPAPSLWWLAYVALVPWLLLIRSAETPRRAALDGWTGGTGFVIAVHHWLMPSLHVFIVLLAALLGLLWAPWGVLVQRLLGGAPSALRAAAAVVAVPSGWLVIESVRSWEGLGGPWGLLGASQWEVAPALRVASVGGVWLVSLLVVAVNTALVLVTIARTGARTTGGVLLVVCALAVTAMWAWAPQPGRSGTARIAVVQPGVVAGPGSVERRLARGEELTRAVAGRDVDLVVWGESSIGAGAWHAPETARRLAALSRGTGAGLLVNVDARQTDGSGRSGIFKSAVLVGPDGPTGDRYDKMRLVPFGEYVPARSLLGWATSVGKAAGEDRLRGDRQVVMVLPDGDRRLRIGPLVCFESAFPDMSRRLTRDGAQVLVAQSATSTFQESWAPAQHASLGALRAAENGRPMVHATLTGISAVYGPRGERIGEPLGTDESAAAVYDVPLTRGTTIYGRFGDWAVYGALAALAALCAAEGVRVLRRRPAPGSPGRSARTAHGSPERPSR; translated from the coding sequence ATGCGGATGCGGGGCGGAGGGGTTCCGGCGTCCGACGGGCAGCCGCAGGCCGAGGGGTCCCCGTCGGACGCCGGGAACCCCGTCCGGTGGTCGCTTCCGGCCTCCGGCTGGGTCCGGGGGGCTGCGGCACTGCTCGCCGGGGCGCTGCCCGCGCTGGCGTTCCCCGCGCCGTCCCTCTGGTGGCTGGCCTATGTCGCGCTCGTCCCCTGGCTGCTGCTGATCCGCTCGGCGGAGACACCGCGGCGGGCGGCGCTGGACGGCTGGACCGGCGGAACCGGCTTCGTCATCGCCGTCCACCACTGGCTGATGCCGAGCCTGCACGTCTTCATCGTGCTGCTGGCCGCGCTGCTCGGACTGCTGTGGGCGCCCTGGGGCGTGCTGGTCCAGCGGCTGCTCGGCGGCGCGCCCTCCGCACTCCGGGCCGCCGCCGCGGTGGTGGCCGTGCCGTCGGGGTGGCTGGTGATCGAGTCGGTCCGCTCCTGGGAGGGGCTCGGCGGGCCCTGGGGGCTGCTCGGCGCGAGCCAGTGGGAGGTCGCCCCGGCGCTGCGGGTGGCGTCGGTGGGTGGGGTGTGGCTGGTGAGCCTGCTGGTGGTGGCGGTCAACACCGCTCTGGTCCTGGTGACGATCGCCCGGACCGGGGCCAGGACGACGGGCGGGGTGCTGTTGGTGGTGTGCGCCCTGGCCGTGACCGCGATGTGGGCCTGGGCACCGCAGCCGGGGCGCTCGGGGACCGCCAGGATCGCCGTCGTACAGCCGGGTGTCGTCGCGGGCCCCGGCAGCGTCGAACGGCGGCTGGCCCGGGGCGAGGAGCTGACCCGTGCGGTGGCGGGCCGGGACGTGGATCTCGTCGTCTGGGGCGAGAGCAGCATCGGGGCGGGTGCCTGGCACGCCCCGGAGACCGCACGGCGGCTCGCGGCGCTCTCCCGGGGGACGGGCGCCGGTCTGCTGGTCAATGTGGATGCCCGGCAGACGGATGGATCGGGCCGGAGCGGGATCTTCAAGTCGGCGGTGCTGGTGGGTCCTGACGGGCCGACCGGGGACCGGTACGACAAGATGCGCCTGGTGCCGTTCGGTGAGTACGTCCCGGCACGGTCCCTGCTCGGCTGGGCGACCTCGGTGGGCAAAGCGGCGGGCGAGGACCGGCTGCGCGGCGACCGGCAGGTGGTCATGGTCCTGCCCGACGGCGACCGGCGGCTGCGGATCGGGCCGCTGGTCTGCTTCGAGTCCGCGTTCCCCGACATGAGCCGGCGGCTGACCCGCGACGGCGCCCAGGTGCTCGTCGCGCAGTCCGCCACCTCCACTTTCCAGGAGAGCTGGGCACCTGCGCAGCACGCTTCCCTGGGGGCGCTGCGGGCCGCCGAGAACGGCCGGCCCATGGTGCACGCGACGCTCACCGGGATCAGTGCCGTGTACGGGCCGCGCGGGGAGCGGATCGGAGAGCCGCTCGGTACGGACGAGAGCGCGGCCGCCGTGTACGACGTACCGCTGACGCGCGGCACCACGATCTACGGCCGCTTCGGCGACTGGGCGGTGTACGGGGCTCTGGCGGCGCTGGCCGCCCTGTGCGCGGCCGAGGGGGTGCGGGTGCTCAGGAGGAGGCCTGCTCCAGGGAGTCCCGGACGATCCGCTCGCACAGCTCATGGGTCGCCAGAGCGTCCCTCGCGCTGA
- a CDS encoding Gfo/Idh/MocA family protein has translation MKVGCIGLGDIAQKAYLPVLSAVPGVELHLQTRTPATLDRVGDTHRIPAGARHTTLDSLLAEGLDAAFVHAPTAVHPEIVGRLLEAGVATYVDKPIAYEYTESERLVNLAEERGVSLAVGFNRRFAPGYAQCAEHPRELILMQKNRVGLPEDPRALVLDDFIHVVDTLRFLVPGPVDHTTVRARIVDGLMHHVVLQLSGDGFTAIGMMNRLNGSTEEILEVSGQDTKRQVLNLADIVDHKGRPSVRRRGDWVPVARQRGIEACVHTFLDAVRAGQVLSARDALATHELCERIVRDSLEQASS, from the coding sequence GTGAAGGTCGGTTGCATCGGGCTCGGCGACATCGCGCAGAAGGCGTACCTGCCGGTGCTGAGCGCCGTACCGGGGGTCGAACTGCACCTCCAGACCCGGACGCCCGCCACTCTCGACAGGGTGGGCGACACCCACCGCATCCCGGCCGGCGCCCGGCACACCACCCTGGACTCGCTGCTCGCCGAAGGGCTCGACGCGGCGTTCGTGCACGCCCCGACCGCCGTCCACCCGGAGATCGTGGGACGGCTCCTCGAAGCCGGGGTCGCCACCTATGTCGACAAGCCGATCGCGTACGAGTACACCGAGTCCGAGCGGCTGGTGAACCTCGCCGAGGAGCGGGGGGTCAGCCTCGCCGTCGGCTTCAACCGCCGCTTCGCGCCGGGTTACGCGCAGTGCGCCGAGCACCCGCGCGAGCTGATCCTGATGCAGAAGAACCGCGTCGGGCTGCCCGAGGACCCCCGCGCCCTGGTGCTGGACGACTTCATCCATGTCGTCGACACCCTGCGCTTCCTCGTTCCCGGGCCCGTCGACCACACCACCGTGCGCGCCCGGATCGTGGACGGGCTGATGCACCACGTGGTGCTCCAGCTCTCCGGCGACGGCTTCACCGCGATCGGCATGATGAACCGGCTGAACGGGTCGACCGAGGAGATCCTCGAAGTCTCCGGCCAGGACACCAAGCGCCAGGTCCTCAACCTCGCCGACATCGTCGACCACAAGGGCCGGCCCAGCGTCCGCCGGCGCGGCGACTGGGTGCCGGTGGCCCGCCAACGCGGCATCGAGGCGTGCGTCCACACGTTCCTGGACGCGGTCCGCGCGGGCCAGGTGCTCAGCGCGAGGGACGCTCTGGCGACCCATGAGCTGTGCGAGCGGATCGTCCGGGACTCCCTGGAGCAGGCCTCCTCCTGA
- a CDS encoding uracil-DNA glycosylase, producing MTDIDLLPESWRGVLGEELQKPYVKELADFVEEERSKGPVYPPREQVFAALDATPYEKVKVLVLGQDPYHGEGQGHGLCFSVRPGVKTPPSLRNIYKEMQEELGLPVPDNGYLMPWAEQGVLLLNAVLTVRGGEANSHKGKGWEKITDAVIRAVAERPDPAVFVLWGNYAQKKLPLIDEERHVVVKGAHPSPLSAKKFFGSRPFTQINEAVAAQGHQPIDWRIPGLG from the coding sequence GTGACCGATATCGACCTGCTGCCCGAGTCCTGGCGCGGCGTCCTCGGCGAAGAACTGCAGAAGCCGTACGTCAAGGAGCTGGCGGACTTCGTCGAGGAGGAGCGGTCCAAGGGGCCGGTGTATCCGCCGCGCGAGCAGGTCTTCGCCGCCCTGGACGCCACACCGTACGAGAAGGTCAAGGTCCTCGTCCTGGGCCAGGACCCGTATCACGGCGAGGGCCAGGGGCACGGGCTCTGCTTCTCCGTGCGGCCCGGCGTGAAGACGCCGCCCTCCCTGCGCAACATCTACAAGGAGATGCAGGAGGAGCTGGGCCTGCCCGTCCCCGACAACGGCTATCTGATGCCCTGGGCCGAGCAGGGCGTTCTCCTGCTGAACGCGGTGCTCACCGTGCGCGGCGGCGAGGCCAACTCCCACAAGGGCAAGGGCTGGGAGAAGATCACCGACGCCGTGATCCGTGCCGTCGCCGAGCGGCCCGATCCGGCCGTCTTCGTCCTCTGGGGGAACTACGCCCAGAAGAAGCTCCCCCTGATCGACGAGGAGCGGCACGTCGTGGTGAAGGGCGCCCACCCCTCCCCGCTCTCCGCGAAGAAGTTCTTCGGCTCCCGGCCCTTCACCCAGATCAACGAGGCCGTCGCGGCCCAGGGCCACCAGCCGATCGACTGGCGCATCCCCGGCCTCGGCTGA
- a CDS encoding ABC transporter substrate-binding protein yields MFYRASLQAAAALASLSLLAGCGLLSDSGSEGNQKITVGTTSSPSTLDPAAAWDGSWELMRNIYQTLVSFPTGSTSPEPDAADTCTFTDATSMAYRCTLKKNLKFSNGEKLDAQAVKHSIDRVVNIHFKGGPAGMLGSLDRIETKGDDTVIFHLNKSDATFPFILATPAMSLVAPADYPKDKIRDDGKITGSGPYLLDSYEAGVAAELTKNPDYKGFANRKNNAVTIRYFEKSGEMVNALKSKDIDATYRGLTAEEVVGLENKKEGDNGLQIIETTGADIRFLVFNPKDPAAAKPAVRKAIAHIVDRDALVAKVYRGTAEPLYSMIPKGISGHTTSFFDTFGDPDVKKAKEILTEAGITTPVKMTFWYTTDRYGSSTQPEFEELERQLEKTSLFDITLESAPWKTFQEGFTQGEYPVFGRGWFPDFPDPDNFIAPFVGEESVTGTPYRNKEITQQLIPATRQESNRGAVSKQFERAQQILVEDVRLLPLWQGKLYVASGEDIGGGERALDPQTVMQMWELYRKASW; encoded by the coding sequence GTGTTCTACCGGGCCAGTCTGCAGGCCGCTGCAGCCCTAGCATCTCTTTCTCTGCTGGCAGGCTGCGGTCTTCTTTCCGACAGCGGATCGGAAGGGAACCAGAAGATAACCGTCGGGACGACGAGCTCCCCGTCGACCCTGGACCCCGCCGCGGCCTGGGACGGTTCCTGGGAACTGATGCGGAACATCTACCAGACCCTGGTGAGCTTCCCCACCGGCAGCACGAGCCCCGAGCCGGACGCGGCCGACACCTGCACGTTCACCGACGCCACGAGCATGGCCTACCGGTGCACGCTCAAGAAGAACCTGAAGTTCTCCAACGGCGAGAAGCTCGACGCTCAGGCCGTGAAGCACTCCATCGACCGCGTCGTGAACATCCACTTCAAGGGCGGCCCTGCGGGCATGCTCGGCTCACTGGACCGGATCGAGACCAAGGGTGACGACACCGTCATCTTCCACCTCAACAAGTCCGACGCCACCTTCCCGTTCATCCTGGCCACGCCCGCGATGTCGCTCGTCGCTCCTGCCGACTACCCCAAGGACAAGATCCGGGACGACGGAAAGATCACCGGCTCCGGACCCTACCTCCTTGACTCCTACGAGGCCGGTGTCGCCGCCGAGCTGACGAAGAACCCCGATTACAAGGGCTTCGCCAACCGGAAGAACAACGCGGTCACCATCCGGTACTTCGAGAAGTCCGGCGAGATGGTGAACGCGCTCAAGTCCAAGGACATCGACGCCACCTACCGCGGTCTGACCGCCGAGGAGGTCGTCGGCCTGGAGAACAAGAAGGAGGGCGACAACGGCCTCCAGATCATCGAGACCACCGGCGCCGACATCCGCTTCCTGGTCTTCAACCCGAAGGACCCGGCCGCTGCCAAGCCCGCCGTCCGCAAGGCCATCGCCCACATCGTGGACCGCGACGCCCTGGTCGCCAAGGTCTACCGGGGCACTGCCGAACCCCTCTACTCGATGATCCCCAAGGGCATCTCCGGGCACACCACCAGCTTCTTCGACACCTTCGGCGACCCGGACGTGAAGAAGGCCAAGGAGATCCTCACCGAGGCCGGGATCACCACTCCGGTGAAGATGACCTTCTGGTACACCACCGACCGGTACGGCTCCTCCACCCAGCCCGAGTTCGAGGAGCTGGAGCGGCAGCTGGAGAAGACGAGCCTCTTCGACATCACGCTGGAGAGCGCCCCCTGGAAGACCTTCCAGGAGGGCTTCACCCAGGGCGAGTACCCGGTCTTCGGCCGTGGCTGGTTCCCGGACTTCCCGGACCCGGACAACTTCATCGCCCCGTTCGTCGGCGAGGAGAGCGTCACCGGAACCCCGTACCGCAACAAGGAGATCACTCAGCAGCTCATCCCGGCCACCCGGCAGGAGAGCAACCGGGGCGCGGTCAGCAAGCAGTTCGAGCGGGCCCAGCAGATCCTCGTCGAGGACGTCCGGCTGCTGCCGCTGTGGCAGGGCAAGCTGTATGTGGCCTCCGGCGAGGACATCGGCGGCGGCGAGCGCGCGCTGGACCCGCAGACCGTCATGCAGATGTGGGAGCTGTACCGCAAGGCCAGCTGGTAG
- a CDS encoding SDR family oxidoreductase, whose amino-acid sequence MTVQDSGKVALITGASRGIGYGVAEAFVARGDRVAITGRGEDALKEAVERLGADRVIAIPGKAHDEAHQAAAVERTMEAFGRVDYLVNNAGTNPVFGPMAELDLNVARKVYETNVISALGFAQRTWKAWQKENGGAIVNIASVAGVAPSPFIGAYGMSKAAMINLTAQLAHEFAPVVRVNAIAPAVVKTKFAEALYEGREAEAAAAYPLGRLGVPEDIGGAAAFLTSPQSDWITGQTLVVDGGIFLNAGVG is encoded by the coding sequence ATGACGGTGCAGGACAGCGGAAAAGTCGCCCTCATCACGGGCGCGAGCCGGGGCATCGGCTACGGGGTCGCCGAGGCGTTCGTCGCGCGCGGCGACCGGGTGGCCATCACCGGACGCGGTGAGGACGCCCTCAAGGAGGCCGTGGAGCGGCTCGGCGCCGACCGGGTCATCGCCATCCCCGGCAAGGCCCACGACGAGGCCCACCAGGCGGCTGCGGTCGAGCGGACCATGGAGGCGTTCGGCCGGGTCGACTACCTGGTGAACAACGCGGGGACCAACCCGGTCTTCGGCCCCATGGCCGAGCTGGACCTCAATGTGGCCCGCAAGGTCTACGAGACCAACGTGATCTCGGCGCTCGGCTTCGCCCAGCGGACCTGGAAGGCCTGGCAGAAGGAGAACGGCGGGGCGATCGTCAACATCGCCTCCGTCGCCGGTGTCGCCCCCTCGCCGTTCATCGGCGCCTACGGGATGTCGAAGGCGGCCATGATCAACCTGACCGCCCAGCTGGCGCACGAGTTCGCGCCGGTCGTCCGGGTCAACGCGATCGCCCCCGCCGTGGTCAAGACGAAGTTCGCCGAGGCGCTCTACGAGGGCCGTGAGGCGGAGGCGGCCGCCGCCTATCCGCTCGGCAGGCTCGGTGTGCCCGAGGACATCGGGGGCGCCGCGGCCTTCCTGACCTCGCCACAGTCCGACTGGATCACCGGGCAGACCCTGGTGGTCGACGGGGGGATTTTCCTCAACGCCGGCGTGGGCTGA
- the fabG gene encoding 3-oxoacyl-ACP reductase FabG yields the protein MSTTEQRVAIVTGAARGIGAATAVRLAAEGRAVAVLDLDEAACKDTVEKITAAGGRALAVGCDVSDSAQVEAAVARVAAELGAPTILVNNAGVLRDNLLFKMSESDWDIVMNVHLKGAFLMAKAVQAHMVEAKFGRIVSLSSSSALGNRGQANYSAVKAGLQGLTKTLAKELGKFGVTANAVAPGFIVTEMTAQTAARVGMGFEEFQAAAATQIPVQRVGRPEDVANAIAFFAGDDAGFVSGQVIYVAGGPLN from the coding sequence ATGTCCACCACCGAGCAGCGCGTCGCCATCGTGACGGGAGCGGCGCGGGGCATCGGCGCCGCCACCGCCGTACGCCTGGCGGCCGAGGGCCGCGCCGTCGCCGTACTCGACCTCGACGAGGCGGCCTGCAAGGACACCGTCGAGAAGATCACCGCCGCCGGGGGCCGCGCGCTCGCCGTCGGCTGCGACGTGTCGGACAGCGCCCAGGTGGAAGCCGCCGTCGCGCGGGTCGCCGCCGAGCTGGGTGCCCCGACGATCCTCGTGAACAACGCGGGCGTCCTCCGTGACAACCTGCTGTTCAAGATGAGCGAGTCCGACTGGGACATCGTGATGAACGTCCACCTCAAGGGCGCGTTCCTGATGGCGAAGGCCGTCCAGGCGCACATGGTGGAGGCCAAGTTCGGCCGGATCGTCTCGCTGTCCTCCTCCTCGGCCCTCGGCAACCGCGGCCAGGCCAACTACTCCGCCGTCAAGGCGGGGCTCCAGGGGCTCACCAAGACCCTCGCCAAGGAGCTCGGCAAGTTCGGCGTCACCGCCAACGCCGTCGCCCCCGGCTTCATCGTCACCGAGATGACCGCGCAGACCGCCGCCCGCGTCGGCATGGGCTTCGAGGAGTTCCAGGCTGCCGCCGCCACCCAGATCCCCGTCCAGCGCGTCGGCCGCCCCGAGGACGTCGCCAACGCCATCGCCTTCTTCGCCGGTGACGACGCCGGCTTCGTCTCCGGCCAGGTCATCTACGTGGCCGGCGGCCCCCTCAACTGA
- a CDS encoding DUF3037 domain-containing protein, whose protein sequence is MTRRDVFEYALLRVVPRVERGECFNAGVLVYCRAHSFVAARTHLDEAKLKALDPDADVAGVRAALRAVEGVCGGGEGAGQAAGDDAGRRFRWLIAPRSTVVQPGAVHSGLTTDPAAEVERLLDLLVR, encoded by the coding sequence ATGACGCGCCGCGATGTCTTCGAGTACGCGCTCCTGCGGGTCGTCCCCCGGGTGGAGCGCGGGGAGTGCTTCAACGCGGGGGTGCTCGTCTACTGCCGGGCCCACTCGTTCGTCGCCGCCCGTACGCACCTGGACGAGGCGAAGCTGAAGGCGCTGGACCCGGACGCCGACGTCGCGGGCGTACGGGCCGCCCTCCGCGCTGTGGAAGGGGTCTGCGGTGGCGGGGAGGGGGCCGGTCAGGCGGCCGGGGACGACGCGGGGCGGCGCTTCCGCTGGCTGATCGCCCCGCGCTCCACGGTCGTCCAGCCCGGTGCCGTGCACAGCGGGCTCACCACCGACCCGGCCGCCGAGGTGGAGCGGCTTCTCGACCTGCTGGTGCGCTGA